The Acidovorax sp. RAC01 genomic sequence TGCGCTGCGGTTCGGATACCGGCTCTGGAGCGAAGTGGAAACGGGGCTGGTGGTCAAGGTCCAGACCATCTCCCCGGAAGGCAAGGTTCTGGAGAACGCTGCGTTTTCCGAACTGGATTTGCGCGCACCGATTCAACCGGAACAAATATCGAGGCTTATGGACAGGACCGAGGGTTTCCAGGAGGTGGCTGGCCGGGTCACGAAAACTTCGGCCCAGGCTGAGGGTTGGGTGTTGCGACAACCCGTGGCTGGCTTCGTTCCTGTGAGCTGCCACCAGCGGACCATGGGTGCTGCCGATGCTTCGGGCCAGGTACTTCAGTGCCTGTATTCGGATGGGCTGGCGTCAGTCTCGCTCTTTGTCGAGCGCTTTGATCCGCAGCGCCACCCAGCCGTGCCGCACTCCACCAGCATGGGGGCTACCCACCTCTTGGGTCAGCGCCTGGACCCGGACGCCTGGGTGACGGCTGTGGGTGAGGTCCCGCTGCAGACGCTGAGGCTTTTTGCCGGGCAGTTCCAGCGGATCCGGTGACCCCTGCCGCCCACGCAACCCCAGCGTGCAGGGAACCAATTCGGGCGATTGACTTCTGAGTGACACAAGTTAGCAGATCGCTTTGTTTTCATCTATGAAAGGTTGACGATGCCCAAGTTCGATACCCTGCGCTCGCTGGCGTTGGCCTGCATGGTCACAGGGCTGGCTGGCGCTGCCGTCCTGCCCCGGCAGGCCACTGCCCAGCCCGCAGCCGCTGTGCGCGGCCTGCCCGACTTCACGGATTTGGTCGACCAGGTGGGGCCCTCTGTGGTCAACATCCGTACGGTTGAAAAAGTCGCGAATCGCCCTGGCGGCGCCAGCGGAATGGACGAGGAAATGCTGGAGTTCTTCAAGCGCTTCGGTGTGCCCATCCCCAATGTGCCGCGTCAGCAGCGTCCTCAGCGCCCGCAGCAGGAGGAAGAAAGTCAGCCCAGGGGCGTTGGCTCCGGTTTCATTCTCACCCCGGACGGGTTTGTGATGACCAATGCCCATGTGGTCGAGGGTGCCGACCAGGTCATCGTGACGCTGACCGACAAGCGGGAGTTCAAGGCCAGAATCGTTGGAGCGGACAAACGTACCGATGTGGCCTTGGTGAAAATTGATGCGACGGGCCTGCCAGCAGTCAAGGTTGGTGATCTGAGTCGCTTGCGCGTGGGCGAGTGGGTCATGGCCATTGGTTCGCCATTCGGTCTTGAAAATACGGTGACCGCCGGGATCGTGAGCGCCAAGCAGCGGGACACTGGCGACTACCTGCCGTTCATTCAGACAGACGTTGCCATCAATCCTGGTAACTCCGGTGGGCCGCTTATCAACATGCGCGGTGAAGTGGTGGGCATCAACAGCCAGATCTACTCTCGCTCGGGTGGATTCATGGGAATCTCTTTTGCCATCCCGATGGATGAGGCGATCCGCGTGAGCGACCAGCTTAAGGCCACCGGTCGGGTGACGCGCGGGCGCATCGGCGTGCAGATCGGACAGGTCAGCCGTGACGTAGCGGAGTCCATCGGCCTTGGCAAGGCCACGGGTGCTCTGGTGACCGGCGTGGAGGCAGGTTCGCCAGCAGACAAGGCTGGCGTGGAGGCGGGTGACATCATCACGCGCTTCGATGGCAAGCCGATCGAAAAAGTGGCGGATCTTCCCCGCCTGGTCGGTAACACCAAGCCTGGCAGCAAGAGCACGATGACGGTTTTCCGCCGAGGAAGCTCACGGGACCTGACCGTGACAGTCGCCGAGATCGAAGCCGAAAAGCCGACGGTGGCCCGGGCGCCCGAACGCGAGGAAAAGCCCAAGGCCTCGGCCGCCGCGCAGCAGATTGGCCTCGCAGTGTCCGAATTGTCGGAAGCGCAAAAGAAGGAGCTCAAGCTCAATGGCGGGGTGGTGGTGGTCACTGTCTCTGATGCAGCCGCGCGTGCCGGGCTACGCGAGGGCGACGTGATCCTCGCGCTCGCCAATACCGAGATTGCTGGCGTCAAGGAGTTCGAGGCAGTCCTGGCAAAGGCTGACAAGACCAAGCCGATCAATGTGCTTTACCGCCGGGGAGAGTGGGCGCAATACGCGCTGATCCGGCCAAGCAAGTAGCCAAAGCCTTGCGCGGGGCGCGGCTCTTCCCCCCCCCTTGCCCGACCATCTACCAGGTTCTGATGGCCGGGCGGGAGGTTCTATGGATGTGTTTCGATAGAATGCAGGGTCCCGTTAGCGGCTGTGGCTATATCAGCGCCTGAAATCTTCACCATATGGAATTTGGGGTGTGCCTATCGCAACAGGCTTCAGGTCACCCACAAGTTGTCCAGCGTGGCAAGTTTACAGCTTGTGGATAACCTGTTTATAAAATTATTGTTGCAGTACCGCAATTCCTCGAAATGCAGTCGGATCCACTGGCGCCGCAGCCCTTTTTGCCTACAATAAAGCTCCAGCTATCGCAGTTGCCAATGATTGTTGGTTCGGGGCGCGTCGCCATTTGACGCGCCCTTTTTTCTTGTGCGCACCGTTTCAATTCAATCACTTGACGCTTCCCGTTGATGAATCACATCAGAAATTTTTCCATCATTGCGCACATCGACCATGGCAAGTCGACACTGGCCGACCGCCTGATACAGCGTTGTGGCGGACTCGCAGACCGTGAGATGGAAGCCCAGGTCCTCGATTCGATGGATATCGAAAAGGAGCGTGGGATAACCATCAAGGCGCAGACCGCCGCGCTGCAGTACAAGGCCCAGGATGGACAGGTCTACAACCTGAACCTCATCGACACACCGGGGCATGTTGACTTCTCGTACGAGGTGAGCCGCTCCCTGTCCGCATGCGAAGGCGCGCTTTTGGTGGTGGACGCATCCCAGGGCGTGGAAGCCCAGACCGTAGCCAACTGCTACACGGCTCTTGACCTGGGTGTGGAGGTGGTGCCCGTCCTCAACAAGATGGACCTGCCCAACGCCGACCCTGACAACGCGAAGTCGGAAATCGAGGACGTGATCGGCATTGATGCCACCGACGCCATTCCGTGCTCTGCCAAGACCGGCATGGGGATCGATGAGATCCTGGAAGCCATCGTGGCCAAGGTGCCCGCGCCGCGTGGCAAACCAGACGGTCCGCTTCGCGCGATGATCATCGACAGCTGGTTTGACAGCTACGTCGGCGTGGTCATGCTGGTGCGCGTGGTGGATGGGCGACTGCTCAAGGGCGAGCGCATCAAGATGATGGCCAGCGAGGCTGTGTACAACGCCGACAACCTGGGGGTCTTCACGCCTGCCAACGAACCGCGCAATTCGCTGGATGCCGGGCAGGTCGGCTACATCATTGCGGGCATCAAGGAACTGCAGGCGGCTAAGGTGGGTGACACCATCACCCTGGAAAAAAAGCTGCCGAACAATGCAGGGCCTGCCAGCGAAGCACTTCCGGGTTTCAAGGAAATCCAGCCGCAGGTGTTTGCGGGCCTGTACCCCACGGAAGCCAGCGAGTACGACTCGCTGCGCGATGCGCTGGAGAAGCTCAAGCTCAACGACGCCTCGCTGCACTACGAGCCCGAAGTCAGCCAGGCGCTGGGCTTCGGTTTCCGCTGCGGCTTCCTGGGCCTTTTGCACATGGAAATCGTGCAGGAGCGGCTTGAGCGCGAGTTCGATCAGGACCTGATCACGACCGCGCCCAGCGTGGTGTATCAGGTGGTCAAGGCCGATGGCGAAGTGGTCATGGTGGAAAACCCCTCCAAGATGCCGGACCAGGGCCGTCTCGAGGAAATCCGCGAGCCCATCGTCACCGTGCATCTGTACATGCCGCAAGACTATGTCGGCCCGGTGATGACGCTCGCCAACCAGAAGCGCGGCGTGCAGATCAACATGGCCTACCACGGGCGCCAGGTCATGCTGACCTACGAGATGCCGCTGGGCGAAATCGTGCTGGACTTCTTTGACAAGCTCAAGTCCGTATCGCGCGGCTATGCGTCGATGGACTATGAGTTCAAGGAGTACCGGGCCTCCGATGTGGTCAAGGTGGACATCCTGCTCAACGGCGAAAAGGTGGACGCGCTGTCCATCATCGTGCACCGGTCCCAATCGCAGTACCGCGGCCGTGCGGTGGTGGCGAAGATGCGCGAGATCATCAGCCGGCAGATGTACGACGTGGCCATCCAGGCCGCGATCGGCGCGAACATCATTGCGCGCGAGACCATCAAGGCCCTGCGCAAGAACGTGCTGGCAAAATGCTACGGCGGTGACATATCCCGCAAACGCAAGCTTCTCGAGAAGCAGAAAGCAGGCAAGAAACGCATGAAACAGATCGGCTCCGTTGAGGTCCCTCAAGAGGCGTTCCTCGCCATTTTGCAGGTGGAAGACTGATGCAGTTCATGCAGATCATCACCGCCGCGATCCTTGCCGCGGCGGCAGGCTATGTGGCGGCGTGGAATTTCGGCCTCGTTGAGGGCAACTTTGCGCTGCTCCTTTTTCTTGCCACGCTGGTGACCGGCCTGTACTGGCTCGCGGAACGGCTGTATTTCCTGCCGAGCCGCCGCCGGGCTGCGCAAGCCATCGAGGATGCTGCGGTGGCGCGCCGGGCTGAACTCGACCGGATGGGCATCCAGAAGGTGGATGTGGACACGGCCGAGGCGAAGGGGCGCATTCTCATGCAGCCCTGGTGGCTGGACTGGACCGCTGGATTGTTCCCAGTGATCGCTGCAGTGTTCGTGCTGCGGTCCTTTCTTTTTGAGCCGTTCAAGATTCCCTCCGGCTCGATGATTCCCACCCTGCTCGTGGGGGACCTGATCCTGGTGAACAAGTTCACCTACGGCATCCGTCTCCCCGTGATCCATACCCGGATTACCGAAGGCAACCGACCTGCTCGGGGTGATGTCATGGTGTTCCGCTATCCACCCCAGCCGAGCATGGACTACATCAAGCGCGTGGTGGGGGTGCCCGGTGATGAGGTCGCCTACATCAACAAGCGCTTGAGCATCAACGGCAAGCCCGTGGAGACGTCGGCGCTGCCGGATTTTCTGGAGGAAGACTCCATGCGCTACTTCAAGCAGTTCGAAGAGCAATTGGGCGAGCATCGCCACCGCCTGCTCAACAATGCCGATGTGCCTGCTTTCGTTCAGGGCGCCAGCAACTTTGCCTACCGTGAAAACTGCCGCTACAGTGTAGAAGGCGTGGTGTGCAAGGTACCTGAGGGGCACTATTTCATGATGGGGGACAACCGCGACAACTCCCTCGATTCGCGTTACTGGGGTTTTGTACCTGAACGCAATATCGTCGGGAAAGCGTTCTTCGTCTGGATGAATTTTGGCAATTTCAAGCGCATCGGGCCATTTAACTGACATGGCACCGGTAGCAATGATCAACGAGGGAACGGCAATGAAAAAATCGCATCAGACCGCACTGCGTTCGCGTCAGCGCGGAATGTCTTTTTTTGGACTGGTATTCATTGGCGTGTTTGCCGTGGCTGCGTTTGCCATTGGGGGCCAGTCGGTGCCCATCTTCCTGGAATACTTCGCGGCTAAAAAAGCCATGGAGAAAGCGAAGGTAGAGGGGACTGTCCCGGGCATTCGCGGTGCCTTTGACCGTGCAGCAGCCATTGACAACATCAGTTCCATCCAAGGCAAGGACCTGGAAGTCACCAAGCGCGGCGACAAGGTCGTGGTCAGCTTCAAGTA encodes the following:
- a CDS encoding DUF4845 domain-containing protein, with amino-acid sequence MSFFGLVFIGVFAVAAFAIGGQSVPIFLEYFAAKKAMEKAKVEGTVPGIRGAFDRAAAIDNISSIQGKDLEVTKRGDKVVVSFKYSREIALAGPAYLVYRFEAQTN
- a CDS encoding DegQ family serine endoprotease, translating into MPKFDTLRSLALACMVTGLAGAAVLPRQATAQPAAAVRGLPDFTDLVDQVGPSVVNIRTVEKVANRPGGASGMDEEMLEFFKRFGVPIPNVPRQQRPQRPQQEEESQPRGVGSGFILTPDGFVMTNAHVVEGADQVIVTLTDKREFKARIVGADKRTDVALVKIDATGLPAVKVGDLSRLRVGEWVMAIGSPFGLENTVTAGIVSAKQRDTGDYLPFIQTDVAINPGNSGGPLINMRGEVVGINSQIYSRSGGFMGISFAIPMDEAIRVSDQLKATGRVTRGRIGVQIGQVSRDVAESIGLGKATGALVTGVEAGSPADKAGVEAGDIITRFDGKPIEKVADLPRLVGNTKPGSKSTMTVFRRGSSRDLTVTVAEIEAEKPTVARAPEREEKPKASAAAQQIGLAVSELSEAQKKELKLNGGVVVVTVSDAAARAGLREGDVILALANTEIAGVKEFEAVLAKADKTKPINVLYRRGEWAQYALIRPSK
- the lepB gene encoding signal peptidase I, translating into MQFMQIITAAILAAAAGYVAAWNFGLVEGNFALLLFLATLVTGLYWLAERLYFLPSRRRAAQAIEDAAVARRAELDRMGIQKVDVDTAEAKGRILMQPWWLDWTAGLFPVIAAVFVLRSFLFEPFKIPSGSMIPTLLVGDLILVNKFTYGIRLPVIHTRITEGNRPARGDVMVFRYPPQPSMDYIKRVVGVPGDEVAYINKRLSINGKPVETSALPDFLEEDSMRYFKQFEEQLGEHRHRLLNNADVPAFVQGASNFAYRENCRYSVEGVVCKVPEGHYFMMGDNRDNSLDSRYWGFVPERNIVGKAFFVWMNFGNFKRIGPFN
- the lepA gene encoding translation elongation factor 4, with protein sequence MNHIRNFSIIAHIDHGKSTLADRLIQRCGGLADREMEAQVLDSMDIEKERGITIKAQTAALQYKAQDGQVYNLNLIDTPGHVDFSYEVSRSLSACEGALLVVDASQGVEAQTVANCYTALDLGVEVVPVLNKMDLPNADPDNAKSEIEDVIGIDATDAIPCSAKTGMGIDEILEAIVAKVPAPRGKPDGPLRAMIIDSWFDSYVGVVMLVRVVDGRLLKGERIKMMASEAVYNADNLGVFTPANEPRNSLDAGQVGYIIAGIKELQAAKVGDTITLEKKLPNNAGPASEALPGFKEIQPQVFAGLYPTEASEYDSLRDALEKLKLNDASLHYEPEVSQALGFGFRCGFLGLLHMEIVQERLEREFDQDLITTAPSVVYQVVKADGEVVMVENPSKMPDQGRLEEIREPIVTVHLYMPQDYVGPVMTLANQKRGVQINMAYHGRQVMLTYEMPLGEIVLDFFDKLKSVSRGYASMDYEFKEYRASDVVKVDILLNGEKVDALSIIVHRSQSQYRGRAVVAKMREIISRQMYDVAIQAAIGANIIARETIKALRKNVLAKCYGGDISRKRKLLEKQKAGKKRMKQIGSVEVPQEAFLAILQVED